In a genomic window of Vanessa tameamea isolate UH-Manoa-2023 chromosome 31, ilVanTame1 primary haplotype, whole genome shotgun sequence:
- the LOC113402243 gene encoding mucin-2-like, whose protein sequence is MGVMKKNLLFTPECVMIPTQVIDPEFLGSNLRSTNKKSLGFLSKTLSNSLESGNWKCEQVWGSVCVSVARKTRKAFGSAPAFFPVVSDWTHEDHQTHREVHAHININEPVNLKHEVKHTKQDEYKIEQENKRSGEEGPALDSRDEDTNENFESTRTQEPDEEKRVHRQEGQRRGSQNHPISNLLADVLNEKDQRELRVTLKELTGYIDETMAITYIKSATGLSRKSRDSLRHDVHAPQIQQNQLSYLLFVIDYIYFFTDIEDYVTLVRLLTGETNVFAAFKVIKQLSGHNNIDGVFEMLQRMSGRKGLSDVIDYYDHEVDHEKGLDGLKRQVYQLTGGVGPSEFPRVYECLNSDTDWQATFNVLISVMRSSNIGEAIVEFNRLVGKKTFSDSITLMKKFTGLSHLKYALEELLQETARVSLKVIAEKFYQLFGKSDLEHVQTEIQRLYHHDNIIKLLQTVNRIFKKRDPLIIFGSLLDITQTSNLSDCSAVITGLTFRQLTALEVIEQIQIESRNTDVLDFLRKLLTCTGTKSLRLAWNSIVAITKKNDIFVLMETIKTYTTVDMIYFFQTLRRITNTANISLAVVEIRELLDVQGFFEWIDIIYKTVQMDFIKFLETFTTLSPKFLLEDSITIIVRFTGEEDPIKAIGKLRLATEESDMVKAIEFVRSKRQKHNIVTTTSKVPLTTNTPSAPVVTPLWKPLVLPKNQLDVHKSVVTNENTSFSIKESSQTAFNKQTTNTVATGKELYTGQRPVSPSTNVGTQSSSEQPAPISGYDQSPAQQPDSPTSLVDKPSPNEQPTPTPSEQPATITGDDQPTPGDKPSPSVQPATITDDKQPTPGDKPSPSEQPATITGDKQPTPGDKPSPSEQPALTTGDDQPTPGDKPSPSEQPATITGDKQPTPGDKPSPSEQPATISGDDKSTPGDKPSPSVQLPPTTGDDQPAPGDKPSPSEQPATITGDDQPAPGDKPSPSVQPATITGDKQPTPGDKPSPSEQPALTTGDDQPTPGDKPSPSEKPATITGDDQPAPGDKPSPSVQLPPTTGDDQPTLGDKPSPSEQPATITGDDQPAPGDKPSPSEQPATISGDNQPTPGDKPSPSEQPPPTTGDDKSTPGDKPSPSEQPATITGDDQPAPGDKPSPSVQLPPTTGDDQPTPGDKPSPSEQPPPTTGDDKSTPGDKPSPSEQPATITGDDQPAPGDKPSPSVQLPPTTGDDQPTPGDKPSPSEQPPPTTGDDKSTPGDKPSPSEQPATITGDKQPTPGDKPSPSEQPATITGDDQPAPGDKPSPSEQPPPTTGDDKSTPGDKPSPSEQPATITGDDQPAQGDKPSPSKQPAKKSGDDQPAPGDKPSPSEQPATITGDDQPAPGDKPSPSEQPATITGDDQPAPGDKPSPSEQPATITGDDQPAPGDKPSPSKQPATITGDDQPAPGDKPSPSEQPPPTTGDDKSTPEDKPSPSEQPATITGDKQPTPGDKPSPSEQPATITGDDRPAQGDKPSPSKQPAKKSGDDQPAPGDKPSPSEQPPPTTGDDKSTPGDKPSPSEQPATITGDDQPAQGDKPSPSKQPAKKSGDDQPAPGDKPSPSEQPATITGDDQPTPGDKPSPSEQPPPTTGDDKSTPGDKPSPSEQPATITGDDQPAQGDKPSPSKQPATITGDDQPAQGDKPSPSKQPAKRSGDDQPAPGDKPSPSEQPATITGDDQPAQGDKPSPSKQPAKKSGDDQPAPGDKPSPSEQPATITGDDQPAPGDKPSPSEQPATITGDDQPTPGDKPSPSEQPATITGDKQPTPGDKPSPSEQPATISGDDKSTPGDKPSPSEQPATITGDKQPTPGDKPSPSEQPATITGDDQPAPGDKPSPSEQPATITGDDQPAQGDKPSPSKQPATITGDDQPAQGDKPSPSKQPAKKSGDDQPAPGDMPSPSEQPATITGDDQPAQGDKPSPSKQPAKKSGDDQPAPGDKPSPSEQPATITGDDQPAPGDKPSPSEQPATITGDDQPTPGDKPSPSEQPATITGDKQPTPGDKPSPSEQPATISGDDKSTPGDKPSPSEKPATITGDKQPTPGDKPSPSEQPATISGDDKSTPGDKPSPSVQLPPTTGDDQPAPGDKPSPSEQPPPTTGDDKSTPEDKPSPSEQPATITGDDQPAPGDKPSPSVQLPPTTGDDQPTLGDKPSPSEQPATITGDDQPAPGDKPSPSEQPAVPPADEKSPDHFVIRTNTITTSSNSQSIEEQEANPSGSGPQPLAPGSQNSVTFSNRDKLRALQVNMNLKLLILPEGPRNSKNCYCTCDSQNAPKLIPLKELPNEITGA, encoded by the exons aTCACCAGACGCATCGAGAAGTTCACGCGCATATAAACATTAATGAACCAGTCAATTTAAAACACGAAGTGAAACACACGAAGCAAGATGAATACAAAATAGAACAAGAAAATAAGAGATCCGGTGAAGAAGGACCAGCCCTTGATTCTCGGGATGAAGatacaaatgaaaattttgAATCAACTCGAACACAAGAGCCTGATGAAGAAAAACGTGTCCATAGACAAGAAGGTCAACGCAGAG GTTCTCAAAATCACCCAATATCAAATCTGCTAGCTGATGTTCTGAACGAgaaag ATCAGAGAGAATTGAGGGTGACACTGAAAGAACTAACTGGATACATCG aTGAAACGATGgcaataacatacataaagtCAGCTACTGGACTATCACGTAA ATCACGTGACTCATTACGTCACGACGTTCACGCCCCacagatacaacaaaatcaaCTGAGTTACTTATTATTCGTAATCGActacatatatttctttacagatATCGAAGACTATGTGACCCTCGTCAGATTATTAACAGGAGAAACGA aTGTATTCGCAGCGTTCAAAGTTATTAAGCAATTATCAGGACACAACAACATCGACGGTGTATTCGAGATGTTGCAACGCATGTCTGGACGCAAAG GACTATCTGACGTCATCGATTACTACGATCATGAAGTCGATCACGAGaaag GCTTGGATGGACTGAAGCGGCAAGTGTACCAGCTGACAGGAGGCGTGGGGCCATCTGAATTCCCAAGGGTTTACGAATGCTTAAACTCTGACACTG aCTGGCAGGCGACTTTCAACGTTCTCATATCAGTAATGAGAAGCAGca atatcGGTGAAGCGATTGTTGAATTCAATCGTTTGGTCGGAAAGAAGACATTCTCTGACTCAATCACGCTCATGAAGAAGTTCACTGGTCTTTCAC aTTTAAAATATGCGTTGGAAGAACTGCTTCAAGAAACAGCGAGAGTTA GCTTAAAGGTGATCGCTGAGAAGTTTTATCAACTATTCGGAAAGTCCGATCTGGAACACGTTCAGACGGAAATTCAACGCTTGTACCATCACGATA atataattaaacttCTTCAAACcgttaatagaatatttaagaaACGGGATCCTCTAATAATATTCGGCAGCTTATTGGACATAACCCAGACTTCAAATTTGAGCGATTGTAGTGCTGTGATCACCGGTCTCACCTTCAGACAGT tgaCAGCTTTGGAAGTTATAGAACAAATCCAAATAGAATCTAGAAATACTGACGTATTGGATTTCCTGAGGAAATTATTGACTTGTACCGGAACTAAAT CTCTTCGTCTAGCTTGGAATAGCATCGTTGCAATCACGAAGAAAAATG ACATCTTCGTTCTAAtggaaacaataaaaacatacacGACCGTCGATATGATATATTTCTTCCAAACATTACGTCGTATTACAAACACGGCGAATATAAGTCTGGCTGTCGTGGAGATCCGGGAATTACTGGATGTTCAAG GTTTCTTTGAATGGAtcgacataatttataaaaccgtGCAAATGG ACTTCATCAAATTCCTTGAAACCTTCACGACTTTGAGTCCCAAGTTTT TGTTGGAAGATTCGATAACAATAATTGTTCGATTCACTGGCGAGGAAG aTCCGATTAAAGCAATTGGTAAATTACGATTGGCTACCGAAGAAAGTG ATATGGTCAAAGCAATAGAATTTGTTAGAAGCAAGAGACAGAAGCACAACATAGTAACGACAACATCAAAAGTTCCGCTAACAACAAATACACCATCAGCTCCTGTAGTGACACCCTTGTGGAAGCCATTGGTTCTTCCGAAAAATCAACTAGACGTACACAAATCAGTTGTTACGAATGAGAATACTTCATTCAGTATAAAAGAAAGCAGTCAAACTGCTTTTAATAAACAAACCACTAATACCGTTGCTACTGGAAAAGAATTATATACTGGCCAGCGGCCAGTTTCTCCATCTACAAACGTTGGCACGCAATCATCTAGCGAGCAACCAGCTCCCATCTCTGGTTATGATCAATCTCCTGCACAACAACCAGATTCTCCAACTTCACTCGTTGACAAACCATCACCTAATGAGCAGCCAACTCCTACGCCTAGTGAGCAACCAGCTACCATTACTGGTGATGATCAACCTACTCCCGGggacaagccatcgcctagtgTGCAACCAGCTACCATTACTGATGATAAACAACCTACTCCTGGAgacaagccatcgcctagtgaGCAACCGGCTACCATTACTGGTGATAAACAACCTACTCCTGGAgacaagccatcgcctagtgaGCAACCAGCTCTCACTACTGGTGATGATCAACCTACTCCCGGggacaagccatcgcctagtgaGCAACCGGCTACCATTACTGGTGATAAACAACCTACTCCTGGAgacaagccatcgcctagtgaGCAACCAGCTACAATAAGTGGTGATGATAAATCTACTCCCGGggacaagccatcgcctagtgTGCAACTACCTCCCACTACTGGTGATGATCAACCTGCTCCCGGggacaagccatcgcctagtgaGCAACCAGCTACCATTACTGGTGATGATCAACCTGCTCCCGGggacaagccatcgcctagtgTGCAACCAGCTACCATTACTGGTGATAAACAACCTACTCCTGGAgacaagccatcgcctagtgaGCAACCAGCTCTCACTACTGGTGATGATCAACCTACTCCCGGggacaagccatcgcctagtgaGAAACCGGCTACCATTACTGGTGATGATCAACCTGCTCCCGGggacaagccatcgcctagtgTGCAACTACCTCCCACTACTGGTGATGATCAACCTACTCTCGGggacaagccatcgcctagtgaGCAACCAGCTACCATTACTGGTGATGATCAACCTGCTCCCGGAGACAAGCCATCACCTAGTGAGCAACCAGCTACAATAAGTGGTGATAATCAACCTACTCCCGGggacaagccatcgcctagtgaGCAACCACCTCCCACTACTGGTGATGATAAATCTACTCCCGGGGACAAGCCCTCGCCTAGTGAGCAACCAGCTACCATTACTGGTGATGATCAACCTGCTCCCGGggacaagccatcgcctagtgTGCAACTACCTCCCACTACTGGTGATGATCAACCTACTCCCGGggacaagccatcgcctagtgaGCAACCACCTCCCACTACTGGTGATGATAAATCTACTCCCGGGGACAAGCCCTCGCCTAGTGAGCAACCAGCTACCATTACTGGTGATGATCAACCTGCTCCCGGggacaagccatcgcctagtgTGCAACTACCTCCCACTACTGGTGATGATCAACCTACTCCCGGggacaagccatcgcctagtgaGCAACCACCTCCCACTACTGGTGATGATAAATCTACTCCCGGggacaagccatcgcctagtgaGCAACCGGCTACCATTACTGGTGATAAACAACCTACTCCTGGAgacaagccatcgcctagtgaGCAACCAGCTACCATTACTGGTGATGATCAACCTGCTCCAGGggacaagccatcgcctagtgaGCAACCACCTCCCACTACTGGTGATGATAAGTCTACTCCCGGggacaagccatcgcctagtgaGCAACCAGCTACCATTACTGGTGATGATCAACCTGCTCAAGGggacaagccatcgcctagtAAGCAACCAGCTAAAAAAAGTGGTGATGATCAACCTGCTCCCGGggacaagccatcgcctagtgaGCAACCAGCTACCATTACTGGTGATGATCAACCTGCTCCCGGggacaagccatcgcctagtgaGCAACCAGCTACCATTACTGGTGATGATCAACCTGCTCCCGGggacaagccatcgcctagtgaGCAACCAGCTACCATTACTGGTGATGATCAACCTGCTCCAGGggacaagccatcgcctagtAAGCAACCAGCTACCATTACTGGTGATGATCAACCTGCTCCCGGggacaagccatcgcctagtgaGCAACCACCTCCCACTACTGGGGATGATAAATCTACTCCCGAggacaagccatcgcctagtgaGCAACCGGCTACCATTACTGGTGATAAACAACCTACTCCTGGAgacaagccatcgcctagtgaGCAACCAGCTACCATTACTGGTGATGATCGACCTGCTCAAGGggacaagccatcgcctagtAAGCAACCAGCTAAAAAAAGTGGTGATGATCAACCTGCTCCCGGggacaagccatcgcctagtgaGCAACCACCTCCCACTACTGGTGATGATAAGTCTACTCCCGGggacaagccatcgcctagtgaGCAACCAGCTACCATTACTGGTGATGATCAACCTGCTCAAGGggacaagccatcgcctagtAAGCAACCAGCTAAAAAAAGTGGTGATGATCAACCTGCTCCCGGggacaagccatcgcctagtgaGCAACCAGCTACCATTACTGGTGATGATCAACCTACTCCCGGggacaagccatcgcctagtgaGCAACCACCTCCCACTACTGGTGATGATAAGTCTACTCCCGGggacaagccatcgcctagtgaGCAACCAGCTACCATTACTGGTGATGATCAACCTGCTCAAGGggacaagccatcgcctagtAAGCAACCAGCTACCATTACTGGTGATGATCAACCTGCTCAAGGggacaagccatcgcctagtAAGCAACCAGCTAAAAGAAGTGGTGATGATCAACCTGCTCCCGGggacaagccatcgcctagtgaGCAACCAGCTACCATTACTGGTGATGATCAACCTGCTCAAGGggacaagccatcgcctagtAAGCAACCAGCTAAAAAAAGTGGTGATGATCAACCTGCTCCCGGggacaagccatcgcctagtgaGCAACCAGCTACCATTACTGGTGATGATCAACCTGCTCCAGGggacaagccatcgcctagtgaGCAACCAGCTACCATTACTGGTGATGATCAACCTACTCCCGGggacaagccatcgcctagtgaGCAACCGGCTACCATTACTGGTGATAAACAACCTACTCCTGGAGACAAGCCATCACCTAGTGAGCAACCAGCTACAATAAGTGGTGATGATAAATCTACTCCCGGggacaagccatcgcctagtgaGCAACCGGCTACCATTACTGGTGATAAACAACCTACTCCTGGAgacaagccatcgcctagtgaGCAACCAGCTACCATTACTGGTGATGATCAACCTGCTCCAGGggacaagccatcgcctagtgaGCAACCAGCTACCATTACTGGTGATGATCAACCTGCTCAAGGggacaagccatcgcctagtAAGCAACCAGCTACCATTACTGGTGATGATCAACCTGCTCAAGGggacaagccatcgcctagtAAGCAACCAGCTAAAAAAAGTGGTGATGATCAACCTGCTCCCGGGGACATGCCATCGCCTAGTGAGCAACCAGCTACCATTACTGGTGATGATCAACCTGCTCAAGGggacaagccatcgcctagtAAGCAACCAGCTAAAAAAAGTGGTGATGATCAACCTGCTCCCGGggacaagccatcgcctagtgaGCAACCAGCTACCATTACTGGTGATGATCAACCTGCTCCAGGggacaagccatcgcctagtgaGCAACCAGCTACCATTACTGGTGATGATCAACCTACTCCCGGggacaagccatcgcctagtgaGCAACCGGCTACCATTACTGGTGATAAACAACCTACTCCTGGAGACAAGCCATCACCTAGTGAGCAACCAGCTACAATAAGTGGTGATGATAAATCTACTCCCGGggacaagccatcgcctagtgaGAAACCGGCTACCATTACTGGTGATAAACAACCTACTCCTGGAgacaagccatcgcctagtgaGCAACCAGCTACAATAAGTGGTGATGATAAATCTACTCCCGGggacaagccatcgcctagtgTGCAACTACCTCCCACTACTGGTGATGATCAACCTGCTCCCGGggacaagccatcgcctagtgaGCAACCACCTCCCACTACTGGGGATGATAAATCTACTCCCGAggacaagccatcgcctagtgaGCAACCAGCTACCATTACTGGTGATGATCAACCTGCTCCCGGAgacaagccatcgcctagtgTGCAACTACCTCCCACTACTGGTGATGATCAACCTACTCTCGGggacaagccatcgcctagtgaGCAACCAGCTACCATTACTGGTGATGATCAACCTGCTCCTGGggacaagccatcgcctagtgaGCAGCCAGCTGTCCCACCTGCTGATGAAAAATCTCCTGACCATTTTGTTATTCGAACTAACACCATAACTACGTCCTCAAACTCACAATCTATAGAAGAACAGGAGGCCAATCCATCGGGATCTGGTCCACAGCCTTTAGCTCCTGGCTCACAAAACAGCGTGACTTTTTCAAACAGAG ataAATTGCGCGCTCTTCAAGTGAAcatgaatttgaaattgttgATTCTGCCAGAAGGTCCGAGAAACAGTAAGAATTGTTATTGCACGTGCGATAGTCAAAACGCGCCTAAACTGATACCACTAAAAGAATTGCCTAATGAAATCACCGGTGCATGA